A region from the Flavobacteriales bacterium genome encodes:
- a CDS encoding amino acid adenylation domain-containing protein — MDQTPRKSTVLDLLLHTANTRPNDIALIDGDRTFTYGALLAEVDHWAARVLSAGVQPNSLVAIAVDRSSDLVVAVLAALRAGAGYVPFDTSYPADRIALMLEDARPSAVIAQRQHVGLFISSEAPKLIVDDLKQTVAKPPTAFPRSEASDLCYVLFTSGSTGRPKGVAMHHAPLLNLIEWQLRTSVVKEGDRTLQFAPISFDVSFQELFTTFAQGGTLVLITDEDRLNSTQLLRKIIAQKINRIIVPFVALQYLAEAVERTGEVPTSLKEVFTSGEQLKITPAIANLFKQLPGCRFCNQYGPTEGHVVSELELKGDPSTWPALPNIGKAIDNVKLYVLDEQMKPVKKGEEGELYLGGACVAKGYIGRDDLTAERFLADPFIPGGRLYKTGDRAAELPNGEIDYKGRIDGQVKVRGYRIELGEVEVAMEKHPAVEQAVANVREDRPGLKRLIGYYVAKSELSTNELRKHLASLLPDYMQPSAFVAVKELPRTPSGKIDRKALPAPDVKRPDLDVAYAAPSTSAQKTLANVWADLLGIDRVGIDDNFFDLGGNSLLSIQCVAQLEGHGLKLPIVKLYQHPTVRACAAYLEGDAGAIDPSEMAKARKAAAGGSEKGDVAIIGMSGRFPGAENVEQLWKNLLEKKNSISTWTVDELDPSIPAELRNDPDYVKARGVITDADKFDHGFFGVNPKVAALMDPQQRVFLETAWAALEDAAYDPAQFAGLIGVYAGMGNNTYFTRNVIGHPELIEQVGDFAVMTANEKDYIATRLAFEFDLRGPALSIHTACSTSLVAIAQAFKALRDGECDMALAGGIALTVPFNSGIVYNEGGMYSPDGSTRTFDANGKGTSFSDGTGIIVLKRLEDAIRDNDQIYATIKGAALNNDGSEKASFTAPSVRGQAEVIAMAQADGGVSPSEITYVETHGTATPLGDPIEVEALTLAFGGKTNGHHCVIGSIKSNIGHLTPAAGAAGVIKTALALREEVIPANVGFETPNPAIDFANSPFRVANENIAWPRTGTPRIAGVSSFGVGGTNAHVILAEPPVAKASSASRSKQLLLLSAKSKASLDAMTDNLRNWLETHPKSSLADAAYTLQIGRRHFKHRRLIVGGSHGELMEAIANKDTNLIGTRELHEAAPGVVFMFPGQGSQYVNMGRDLCESEPVFKDHFDRCCDLFSKEFGTSLRDIIFPKAGEEATSAEATAAEEKAAEQLKQTIYTQASLFTMHYSLAKLWMHWGITPDAMMGHSIGEFAAGCLAGVFSLEDAVKLVANRGRMMQELPGGSMLSIRTAEEDVVKRLPEGCSIAANNGPQLCVASGPHEAISKFQTELEEEGITCKLLVTSHAFHSPMMDAIVEPYKKVVESVKLSAPRIPIVSTVTAEWLKDDEATSSKYWSDHLRATVRFAQAVKLAWSDADRVMLEVGPRTTATTLARQQSSDSKKQAAVPSLGDSAGNGNELTQLLKAVGGLWQSGVLIDRNKFYEREERCRISMPTYAFERIRHWVDPVAVQAAHGRDGRDNASIPSMQTASDADPSLSPKDQLVQQIKNLLEESSGLELAEASNEETFLEMGLDSLFLTQVATSLSKKFGVKISFRQLNEDLANLDKLADHILPHWSQGPTGVLGGGAQKTAGGAGKTTGEDAGGTLNAVEDAPELKKVFGAQARIVKEKVDDFTPEQRAWYNDFVERYVAKTPKSKAFTQAHRRTMADPRVVTGFKPQLKELVYQVVVDRSKGCHLWDIDGNEYIDILSGFGSSMFGYMPDFIRQATHLQLDRSIEIGPMHPLAAEVSDLLCELSGLERAAVCNTGSEAVLGAMRMARTVTGRSLIISFAGSYHGINDEVIIRGSKSKKSYPAAPGIMPEAVQNMLVLDYGTPESLEIIRQRCHEAAAVLVEPVQSRRMEFRPVDFLREVREITKQHGAALIFDEVITGFRTHPGGAQALFGIKADIATYGKVIGGGMPIGAMMGSSHWMDALDGGHWQFGDDSVPEAGVTYFAGTFVRHPLTLAAAKAVLLHMKEQGPALQERLNEMTEDLVRRANAVFEREQVPFWYVNFGSAFKVKYDESVSYTELYFMLMRYHGVHVLDFPSFITTAHTEEDIDHIIEAIEKTCADLRASGFMPHRTYPIATVNRTLSEGLAARRERVVHANEPPVQGARLGRSAKGEAAWFVPDPQRKGKYLMIEEEA; from the coding sequence ATGGATCAAACGCCCCGCAAGTCCACCGTCCTCGACCTCCTGCTCCACACGGCCAACACGCGCCCGAACGACATAGCGCTGATCGACGGCGACCGGACCTTCACGTACGGCGCACTGCTCGCTGAGGTGGACCATTGGGCCGCGCGCGTGTTGAGCGCCGGGGTGCAGCCCAACAGCCTGGTGGCTATCGCGGTTGACCGGTCGTCAGACCTCGTTGTTGCGGTATTGGCGGCTTTGCGGGCCGGCGCTGGATATGTCCCGTTCGATACTTCCTACCCCGCTGACCGCATCGCCCTGATGTTGGAGGATGCTCGCCCGTCGGCGGTCATCGCGCAACGGCAGCATGTCGGACTGTTCATCTCCTCGGAAGCGCCAAAGCTCATCGTTGATGACCTGAAGCAGACCGTTGCAAAGCCCCCGACCGCATTTCCGCGCAGCGAGGCGTCCGATCTCTGCTACGTGCTCTTCACCAGTGGAAGCACCGGCCGGCCCAAGGGCGTGGCCATGCACCACGCACCGTTGCTGAACTTGATCGAGTGGCAACTGCGCACTTCGGTGGTGAAGGAAGGTGATCGCACTCTGCAGTTCGCCCCCATCAGCTTCGACGTCAGCTTCCAGGAACTCTTCACCACGTTCGCCCAAGGAGGAACACTGGTGTTGATCACTGATGAGGACCGACTGAACAGTACCCAGCTACTGCGCAAGATCATCGCACAGAAGATCAACCGCATCATTGTGCCGTTTGTGGCTCTTCAGTACTTGGCCGAAGCCGTTGAACGCACCGGAGAAGTACCTACTTCACTGAAGGAAGTCTTCACGAGCGGAGAGCAACTGAAGATCACGCCAGCCATTGCGAACCTCTTCAAGCAGCTTCCGGGCTGTCGCTTCTGCAACCAATACGGGCCGACAGAGGGCCACGTGGTGAGCGAACTTGAACTGAAAGGAGATCCTTCCACCTGGCCTGCGCTGCCTAACATCGGCAAGGCCATCGACAACGTGAAGCTCTACGTGCTCGATGAGCAGATGAAGCCGGTGAAGAAGGGTGAGGAAGGAGAACTCTATCTCGGCGGCGCGTGTGTGGCCAAAGGCTACATCGGTCGCGATGACCTCACGGCCGAACGTTTCCTCGCGGATCCGTTCATTCCCGGTGGTCGGCTGTACAAGACCGGCGATCGCGCTGCTGAACTACCCAATGGCGAGATCGACTATAAAGGCCGCATCGATGGCCAGGTGAAGGTGCGTGGATACCGCATCGAACTCGGTGAAGTGGAAGTGGCCATGGAGAAGCATCCCGCGGTGGAGCAAGCCGTGGCCAACGTGCGCGAAGACCGTCCGGGGCTGAAGCGCCTGATCGGCTACTACGTCGCGAAAAGCGAACTGAGCACCAACGAGCTGCGCAAGCACCTCGCCTCCCTCCTGCCCGACTATATGCAGCCTTCCGCCTTTGTGGCCGTGAAGGAATTACCGCGCACGCCGAGCGGCAAGATCGATCGCAAGGCCTTGCCTGCGCCAGATGTGAAACGTCCGGACCTGGACGTCGCCTACGCCGCTCCTTCGACCAGCGCCCAAAAGACCCTCGCCAACGTGTGGGCCGATCTGCTCGGCATTGACCGCGTGGGCATCGACGACAACTTCTTTGACCTCGGTGGCAACTCGCTGCTGAGCATCCAGTGCGTGGCGCAGTTGGAAGGCCACGGCCTGAAGCTGCCGATCGTGAAGCTTTACCAACACCCCACCGTGCGCGCTTGTGCCGCGTACCTGGAAGGTGATGCAGGTGCCATCGATCCATCTGAAATGGCCAAGGCCCGCAAGGCCGCCGCAGGTGGTTCCGAAAAGGGTGACGTTGCGATCATCGGCATGAGCGGTCGTTTCCCTGGTGCGGAGAACGTGGAGCAGCTGTGGAAGAACCTGCTCGAGAAGAAGAACAGCATCAGCACGTGGACGGTGGACGAACTCGACCCGAGCATCCCCGCCGAGCTGCGCAACGACCCCGACTACGTGAAGGCGCGCGGCGTCATAACCGATGCCGACAAGTTCGACCATGGCTTCTTCGGCGTGAACCCCAAGGTGGCGGCGCTGATGGACCCGCAGCAACGGGTGTTCCTGGAAACGGCCTGGGCCGCGCTGGAAGATGCCGCCTATGATCCGGCACAGTTCGCTGGACTGATCGGCGTGTACGCCGGCATGGGCAACAACACCTACTTCACGCGCAATGTCATCGGCCATCCCGAGCTCATCGAACAGGTCGGCGACTTCGCGGTGATGACGGCCAACGAGAAGGACTACATCGCCACGCGTCTCGCATTCGAGTTCGATCTCCGTGGACCGGCGTTGAGTATCCACACGGCGTGCAGCACCTCGCTCGTTGCGATCGCACAAGCATTCAAGGCGCTGCGCGATGGCGAATGCGACATGGCGCTGGCAGGTGGCATCGCGCTCACGGTGCCCTTCAACAGCGGCATCGTGTACAACGAGGGCGGCATGTACAGCCCTGACGGCAGCACGCGCACCTTCGACGCAAACGGAAAGGGCACCAGCTTCAGCGACGGTACAGGCATCATCGTACTGAAACGTCTCGAAGATGCCATCCGTGACAACGACCAGATCTACGCCACCATCAAAGGCGCCGCGCTGAACAACGACGGTAGCGAAAAAGCCAGCTTCACCGCACCCAGCGTGCGTGGACAAGCTGAGGTGATCGCCATGGCTCAGGCCGATGGGGGCGTGAGCCCGAGCGAGATCACCTATGTGGAAACACATGGTACCGCGACACCGCTCGGCGACCCGATAGAGGTGGAAGCATTGACGCTCGCGTTCGGAGGCAAGACCAACGGGCACCACTGCGTGATCGGCTCCATCAAGAGCAATATCGGTCACTTGACGCCGGCAGCTGGTGCTGCGGGCGTGATCAAGACCGCTCTGGCGCTGCGCGAGGAAGTGATCCCGGCGAACGTGGGCTTCGAGACACCGAACCCAGCCATCGACTTCGCCAATTCACCGTTCCGCGTGGCCAACGAGAACATCGCTTGGCCGCGCACAGGAACTCCGCGCATCGCAGGCGTTTCCTCTTTCGGTGTGGGTGGAACGAACGCGCACGTGATCCTCGCGGAGCCGCCAGTGGCCAAGGCTTCGAGCGCTTCACGTAGCAAACAACTCCTCCTGCTCAGCGCGAAGAGCAAGGCCAGCCTCGATGCCATGACGGACAACCTCCGCAACTGGCTCGAAACGCATCCGAAGTCTTCCCTGGCCGATGCGGCCTACACGCTTCAGATCGGACGTCGTCACTTCAAGCACCGCCGCTTGATCGTGGGTGGAAGTCATGGCGAGTTGATGGAAGCCATCGCCAACAAAGACACCAACCTGATCGGCACGCGCGAATTGCACGAAGCCGCGCCTGGCGTGGTGTTCATGTTCCCCGGCCAGGGTTCGCAATACGTGAACATGGGCCGGGATCTCTGCGAGAGCGAACCCGTCTTCAAAGACCACTTCGACCGTTGCTGCGACCTCTTCTCGAAGGAGTTTGGCACTTCACTCCGCGACATCATCTTCCCGAAGGCCGGTGAAGAGGCCACCTCTGCTGAAGCTACGGCGGCCGAGGAGAAGGCCGCAGAACAACTGAAACAGACCATCTACACACAGGCCTCGCTGTTCACCATGCACTACAGCCTCGCGAAGCTGTGGATGCATTGGGGCATCACGCCGGATGCGATGATGGGCCACAGCATCGGTGAATTCGCCGCAGGCTGCCTGGCCGGTGTGTTCTCGCTGGAAGATGCCGTGAAGCTGGTGGCCAACCGCGGCCGCATGATGCAGGAACTGCCCGGTGGCAGCATGCTCAGCATCCGCACGGCGGAAGAGGACGTGGTGAAGCGCCTACCGGAAGGATGCAGCATCGCCGCGAACAACGGTCCGCAATTGTGCGTGGCCAGTGGTCCGCACGAAGCCATCTCCAAGTTCCAAACTGAGCTGGAGGAGGAAGGCATCACATGCAAATTGCTCGTGACCAGCCACGCCTTCCACAGCCCCATGATGGATGCCATCGTAGAGCCTTACAAGAAGGTTGTGGAAAGCGTAAAGCTGAGCGCACCGCGCATCCCCATCGTCAGCACCGTGACCGCGGAGTGGCTGAAGGACGACGAGGCGACCTCATCGAAGTACTGGAGCGATCACCTGCGTGCCACCGTGCGTTTCGCGCAAGCTGTGAAACTCGCGTGGAGCGATGCCGACCGCGTGATGCTCGAAGTGGGCCCTCGCACGACCGCAACGACACTCGCCCGCCAACAAAGCAGCGACAGCAAGAAACAAGCTGCGGTCCCTTCTCTGGGTGATTCCGCAGGCAACGGCAACGAGTTGACGCAATTGCTGAAGGCCGTGGGTGGTCTATGGCAGAGCGGTGTGCTGATCGACCGGAACAAGTTCTACGAGCGCGAGGAGCGTTGCCGCATCTCGATGCCGACCTATGCCTTCGAGCGGATCCGCCACTGGGTGGATCCGGTTGCTGTTCAAGCCGCACATGGACGGGATGGACGCGATAACGCGTCCATCCCGTCCATGCAAACTGCCTCGGATGCGGACCCCAGCCTAAGCCCAAAGGACCAACTGGTCCAACAGATCAAGAACCTCTTGGAAGAGAGCTCCGGCCTTGAACTTGCCGAAGCGAGCAACGAGGAGACCTTCCTGGAGATGGGCCTCGATTCACTCTTCCTCACGCAGGTCGCCACCTCGTTGAGCAAGAAGTTCGGGGTGAAGATCTCGTTCCGGCAACTGAACGAAGACCTAGCTAACCTCGACAAGCTCGCTGACCACATCCTTCCGCATTGGTCCCAAGGTCCAACCGGTGTCCTCGGTGGTGGTGCGCAAAAGACCGCTGGGGGTGCAGGAAAAACCACCGGCGAGGACGCCGGTGGGACCCTGAACGCCGTGGAAGACGCCCCCGAGCTGAAGAAGGTCTTCGGCGCACAGGCGCGCATCGTGAAGGAGAAGGTGGACGACTTCACGCCTGAGCAACGGGCTTGGTACAACGACTTCGTTGAACGGTACGTGGCCAAGACACCGAAGAGCAAGGCCTTCACCCAAGCGCATCGCAGAACGATGGCCGATCCGCGCGTGGTGACCGGCTTCAAACCACAGCTGAAGGAACTCGTGTACCAAGTGGTGGTGGACCGCAGCAAAGGCTGCCACCTGTGGGACATCGATGGCAACGAGTACATCGACATCCTCAGCGGTTTCGGGTCGAGCATGTTCGGCTACATGCCGGACTTCATCCGGCAGGCCACGCACCTGCAATTGGACCGCAGCATCGAGATCGGTCCCATGCATCCGCTGGCCGCCGAAGTGAGCGACCTGCTGTGCGAACTGAGCGGGCTGGAGCGCGCTGCCGTCTGCAACACAGGGAGCGAGGCCGTGCTCGGCGCCATGCGCATGGCGCGCACTGTGACCGGTCGCAGCCTCATCATCTCCTTCGCCGGTAGCTACCACGGTATCAACGACGAAGTGATCATCCGCGGATCGAAGAGCAAGAAGAGCTACCCGGCCGCTCCTGGCATCATGCCCGAGGCCGTGCAGAACATGCTCGTGCTCGACTATGGCACGCCGGAAAGCCTGGAGATCATCCGCCAGCGCTGCCATGAAGCCGCCGCCGTTCTGGTGGAGCCGGTGCAGAGCCGCCGCATGGAATTCCGTCCGGTGGATTTCCTGCGCGAGGTGCGCGAGATCACGAAACAGCACGGAGCCGCGTTGATCTTCGACGAAGTGATCACCGGCTTCCGCACTCATCCTGGTGGCGCTCAAGCGCTCTTCGGCATCAAAGCAGACATCGCCACCTATGGCAAGGTCATCGGTGGCGGAATGCCCATTGGTGCGATGATGGGCAGCAGCCACTGGATGGACGCGCTCGATGGCGGGCACTGGCAGTTCGGCGATGACAGCGTTCCGGAGGCGGGCGTCACCTACTTCGCAGGCACCTTCGTGCGGCACCCGCTTACCCTGGCTGCAGCGAAGGCGGTGCTGCTGCACATGAAGGAACAGGGACCGGCCCTGCAGGAACGATTGAACGAAATGACGGAAGACCTCGTGCGCCGCGCGAACGCGGTCTTCGAACGGGAACAGGTGCCCTTCTGGTACGTGAACTTCGGCAGCGCCTTCAAGGTGAAGTACGACGAGAGCGTGAGCTACACCGAACTGTACTTCATGCTGATGCGCTACCACGGCGTGCACGTGCTCGACTTCCCCAGCTTCATCACCACTGCGCATACCGAGGAGGACATCGACCACATCATCGAAGCCATTGAGAAGACGTGCGCTGATCTGCGTGCTTCGGGATTCATGCCGCACCGTACCTACCCCATCGCCACGGTGAACCGCACCTTGAGCGAGGGTTTGGCCGCGCGCCGCGAACGCGTGGTGCATGCCAATGAACCACCGGTGCAGGGCGCGCGCCTGGGCCGGTCCGCCAAGGGCGAAGCCGCGTGGTTCGTGCCGGACCCGCAGCGCAAAGGGAAATACCTGATGATCGAAGAGGAAGCCTGA